One stretch of Halapricum desulfuricans DNA includes these proteins:
- a CDS encoding glycosyltransferase family 2 protein, whose product MTGDQQAESGEDAGSAGDTTDPDAVSFLGPDSEVTPVLSVVIPTMDEEDGIRPTLESLREGVAQLGVPTEVIVADSSSDRTPEIAREEGAIVVTPDRRGYGAAYKYGFERARGEYIAMGDADTTYDFGELPALYRLLLEAEADMVLGSRFAGTIEPGAMPWLHRHVGNPVLTAFLNLFYGLDVTDAHTGFRVFRADVLEALSLRSDGMEFASEMIMQAGAIGLDVVETPITYRPRVGETKLSTFRDGWRHVRFMLVNAPGYLFSLPGLVLALSGIGVLLGAQFGVGPDPGLLGLIVGSLLVVVGFVAVSFGVFSAQVTSPIRKPRDPVTRWVERHFDLEGGVLSGIVMAVAGVLALLLSLFGTIAPGSGPLPTPAAVLLVTVIALGVVVVFEAFFFATVIETHLFDVSDGTESHADDD is encoded by the coding sequence ATGACCGGCGACCAGCAGGCGGAGTCAGGGGAGGACGCAGGTTCCGCCGGCGATACGACTGATCCCGATGCGGTGTCGTTTCTCGGCCCGGACAGCGAAGTGACGCCGGTCCTGAGCGTCGTCATCCCGACGATGGACGAGGAGGACGGCATCCGGCCGACGCTCGAATCCCTCCGCGAGGGCGTCGCACAGCTCGGCGTGCCGACGGAGGTGATCGTCGCTGACAGCTCCAGCGACCGGACGCCGGAGATCGCCCGGGAGGAGGGGGCGATCGTCGTCACGCCCGACCGGCGGGGATACGGGGCCGCCTACAAGTACGGTTTCGAGCGCGCTCGCGGCGAGTACATCGCTATGGGCGACGCCGACACCACCTATGACTTCGGCGAGTTGCCGGCGCTCTACCGGTTGCTCCTCGAGGCGGAGGCGGACATGGTGCTCGGCAGCCGGTTCGCGGGCACGATCGAGCCCGGCGCGATGCCCTGGCTACACAGGCACGTCGGGAATCCGGTGTTGACGGCCTTCCTGAACCTCTTCTACGGTCTCGACGTGACCGACGCACACACCGGCTTCAGAGTGTTCAGAGCGGACGTACTGGAAGCACTCAGCCTCCGGAGCGACGGGATGGAGTTCGCAAGCGAGATGATCATGCAGGCCGGGGCGATCGGACTGGACGTCGTCGAGACGCCGATCACCTATCGTCCCCGGGTCGGCGAGACCAAGCTATCGACGTTCCGGGACGGGTGGCGTCACGTGCGGTTCATGCTGGTCAACGCGCCGGGGTACCTGTTCTCGCTGCCGGGGCTGGTCCTCGCGCTCTCGGGGATCGGCGTGCTGCTCGGAGCCCAGTTCGGCGTCGGACCCGATCCCGGACTGCTGGGACTGATCGTCGGCTCGCTGCTCGTCGTCGTCGGGTTCGTCGCGGTCAGTTTCGGCGTGTTCAGCGCGCAGGTCACCTCGCCGATACGCAAGCCCCGGGATCCGGTCACGCGGTGGGTCGAGCGTCACTTCGATCTCGAGGGGGGCGTCCTGTCCGGCATCGTGATGGCCGTCGCCGGCGTGCTCGCGCTCCTGCTCAGTCTCTTCGGGACGATCGCGCCCGGTAGTGGACCGCTCCCCACGCCAGCGGCGGTGTTGCTCGTGACGGTGATCGCGCTCGGCGTCGTCGTCGTCTTCGAGGCGTTCTTCTTCGCGACGGTCATCGAGACGCATCTGTTCGACGTCTCGGACGGGACCGAGTCGCACGCCGACGACGACTGA
- a CDS encoding DUF1616 domain-containing protein: MDDTQTPLAGRALLVGLTVALLVGTAAGVYTLGTADRSGEYTEFYVLGPGGEAGGYPTELFVNETATVEVGVVNHFDAERTYTVTLELDNRTEVTRSIRLGPDREWRERLSFAPSSPGSKQVRISLYEGRTASDTPDDVLQFTTRVSAR; encoded by the coding sequence ATGGACGACACGCAGACGCCGCTCGCCGGCCGGGCGTTGCTCGTCGGACTGACAGTCGCACTGCTGGTCGGGACGGCGGCCGGGGTCTACACGCTCGGGACGGCCGACCGGAGCGGCGAGTACACGGAGTTCTACGTCCTCGGGCCCGGCGGCGAAGCCGGCGGCTATCCGACTGAACTGTTCGTCAACGAGACGGCGACGGTCGAGGTCGGCGTCGTCAATCACTTCGACGCCGAGCGGACCTACACCGTGACTCTCGAACTCGACAACCGGACCGAGGTGACCAGATCGATTCGCCTCGGTCCCGACCGGGAGTGGCGCGAGCGGCTGTCGTTCGCGCCGTCCTCGCCCGGGAGCAAGCAGGTGCGGATCTCGCTGTACGAGGGGCGCACGGCGAGCGACACGCCGGACGACGTGCTGCAGTTCACGACCCGCGTCTCGGCGAGGTGA
- a CDS encoding glycosyltransferase, whose protein sequence is MRVLQTPVRFAPSIGGVETYVHSLSRALVEAGHEVSVVCADPDVDAPALETVDGIEVHRLRTTGRIANTDLTPGLPVALLRELRRADVVHTHLPTPWSADVSAFLGHLADRPVVVTYHNDIVGTGLADRVARLYNRTVLRATLRTADRILITQPAYLGRSPHLEPFAGKVRVVSNGVDTDLFAPGDVPPDRQRELGFDPDGRNVFFLSVLDEFHAYKGLDVLLAALASDALSEPPRLVVGGDGDARDGYEQRAERLGIADRVAFAGRLSTTELVDAYNAADTFVLPSTDGDQEGFGLVLLEALSCGVPVVCTDVVGVAEDVRDHDLGAVVEPGDERALAEAIGTVLGRETFDAAAARSLCQERYSWRSKAAEIVEIYEEIGAGTERRGER, encoded by the coding sequence ATGCGCGTCCTCCAGACACCCGTTCGTTTCGCGCCGTCGATCGGGGGTGTGGAGACGTACGTCCACTCGCTGTCGCGGGCGCTCGTCGAGGCGGGCCACGAGGTCTCTGTCGTCTGTGCCGACCCCGACGTCGACGCGCCGGCGCTCGAAACCGTCGACGGGATCGAGGTCCATCGCCTGCGGACGACCGGCCGGATCGCCAACACCGACCTCACGCCGGGGTTGCCCGTGGCGCTGCTCCGCGAACTCCGTCGGGCCGACGTCGTCCACACCCACCTTCCGACGCCGTGGTCGGCCGACGTCAGCGCGTTCCTCGGCCACCTCGCGGACCGACCGGTCGTCGTCACCTATCACAACGACATCGTCGGCACCGGGCTGGCCGACCGCGTCGCGCGGCTGTACAACCGGACGGTCCTGCGGGCGACGCTGCGGACCGCCGACCGGATCCTCATCACCCAGCCCGCGTACCTGGGGCGGTCGCCACATTTGGAGCCGTTCGCCGGGAAGGTCCGGGTCGTCTCGAACGGCGTCGATACGGACCTGTTTGCCCCCGGAGACGTCCCGCCGGACCGGCAGCGCGAACTCGGGTTCGACCCCGACGGTCGCAACGTCTTCTTCCTGAGCGTGCTGGACGAGTTCCACGCGTACAAGGGGCTTGACGTGCTGCTTGCGGCGCTTGCGAGCGACGCGCTGTCGGAGCCGCCGCGACTGGTCGTCGGCGGCGACGGCGACGCCCGTGACGGGTACGAGCAACGGGCCGAACGGCTGGGCATCGCTGACCGCGTCGCGTTCGCCGGTCGGCTCTCGACGACCGAACTCGTCGACGCCTACAACGCCGCCGACACGTTCGTCCTCCCCTCGACCGACGGCGACCAGGAGGGGTTCGGGCTGGTGTTGCTGGAGGCGCTGTCCTGTGGCGTCCCCGTGGTCTGTACGGACGTGGTCGGCGTCGCCGAAGACGTGCGCGATCACGATCTCGGGGCCGTCGTCGAGCCCGGCGACGAGCGCGCGCTCGCCGAGGCCATCGGGACGGTCCTCGGCCGGGAGACGTTCGACGCTGCGGCCGCACGGTCGCTGTGTCAGGAGCGGTATTCCTGGCGATCGAAGGCCGCCGAGATCGTCGAGATATACGAGGAGATCGGAGCCGGAACGGAACGTCGGGGAGAGCGATGA